The proteins below come from a single Streptomyces sp. MRC013 genomic window:
- the moaA gene encoding GTP 3',8-cyclase MoaA, with product MLIDTYGRVATDLRVSLTDRCNLRCTYCMPEEGLQWLGKPDLLTDDEIVRLVRTAVTDLGVTEVRFTGGEPLLRPGLVSIVERCAALEPRPGLSLTTNGIGLGRTATALRDAGLDRVNVSLDTLRPDVFKALTRRDRHHDVLEGLAAARDAGLTPVKVNTVLMPGLNGDEAPDLLAWAVAHDYELRFIEQMPLDAQHGWKRDGMITAGDVLASLRTRFTLTPEGDAERGSAPAERWVVDGGPHRVGVIASVTRPFCRACDRTRLTADGQVRTCLFAREETDLRGALRSGAPDGEIARLWRQAMWGKKAGSGLDDPGFLQPDRPMSAIGG from the coding sequence GTGCTCATCGACACGTACGGCCGTGTGGCCACCGACCTCCGGGTCTCGCTCACGGACCGGTGCAACCTGCGCTGCACGTACTGCATGCCCGAGGAGGGCCTGCAGTGGCTCGGCAAGCCGGACCTCCTCACCGATGACGAGATCGTCCGCCTCGTGCGGACAGCCGTCACCGACCTCGGCGTCACCGAGGTCCGCTTCACCGGCGGCGAACCCCTGCTGCGCCCCGGGCTGGTCTCGATCGTCGAGCGGTGCGCGGCCCTGGAGCCCCGCCCCGGGCTGTCGCTGACCACCAACGGCATCGGCCTGGGCCGCACCGCCACCGCCCTCAGGGACGCCGGCCTCGACCGGGTCAACGTCTCCCTGGACACGCTGCGGCCCGACGTCTTCAAGGCCCTCACCCGCCGCGACCGCCACCACGACGTCCTGGAGGGCCTGGCCGCCGCCCGGGACGCCGGCCTCACCCCCGTCAAGGTCAACACCGTGCTGATGCCGGGGCTCAACGGCGACGAGGCCCCCGACCTGCTCGCCTGGGCCGTCGCCCACGACTACGAACTGCGCTTCATCGAGCAGATGCCCCTCGACGCCCAGCACGGCTGGAAGCGCGACGGCATGATCACCGCCGGGGACGTCCTCGCCTCCCTGCGGACCCGCTTCACGCTCACCCCCGAGGGCGACGCGGAGCGCGGCTCCGCGCCCGCCGAACGGTGGGTCGTCGACGGCGGACCGCACCGCGTCGGTGTGATCGCCTCCGTCACCCGCCCGTTCTGCCGCGCGTGCGACCGCACCCGGCTCACCGCCGACGGCCAGGTCCGCACCTGCCTCTTCGCCCGCGAGGAGACCGACCTGCGCGGCGCGCTGCGCTCCGGGGCGCCGGACGGGGAGATCGCCCGCCTCTGGCGGCAGGCCATGTGGGGCAAGAAGGCCGGTTCCGGCCTGGACGACCCCGGGTTCCTCCAGCCCGACCGCCCGATGTCAGCGATCGGCGGCTGA
- a CDS encoding DUF3099 domain-containing protein has protein sequence MHKHGGAQVFTITGARQGLADDVRGRQRRYVISMSVRTASVIAAAALWNVERHVAVVALVLGVVLPYVAVVVANAGRETAPKPPSTFVSAPPVAHPVLEAPGPRAEDAGQTDGGRSGEAGAGEAGAGRG, from the coding sequence ATGCACAAGCACGGCGGTGCCCAGGTCTTCACCATCACGGGTGCCCGGCAGGGGTTGGCGGACGACGTCCGCGGCAGGCAGCGGCGGTACGTGATCTCGATGTCGGTCCGTACCGCGTCGGTGATCGCGGCGGCGGCGCTGTGGAACGTCGAGCGGCACGTGGCGGTCGTGGCGCTGGTACTCGGCGTCGTCCTGCCGTACGTCGCGGTGGTCGTCGCCAACGCCGGGCGGGAGACGGCGCCGAAGCCGCCGTCCACGTTCGTGTCGGCTCCCCCCGTGGCGCACCCGGTGCTGGAGGCGCCGGGGCCCCGGGCGGAGGACGCGGGGCAGACCGACGGCGGGCGGTCCGGGGAGGCGGGGGCCGGGGAGGCGGGGGCCGGGCGGGGCTGA
- a CDS encoding GlsB/YeaQ/YmgE family stress response membrane protein — MGWLWAIIVGLVLGLLAKAIIPGKQHSPLWLITIFGIIGGLVGNALARAFGIEATPGIDWGRHALQVAAAVITVGLGDMLYMAMRGGRRQRA; from the coding sequence ATGGGCTGGTTGTGGGCGATTATCGTGGGACTCGTGCTGGGCCTGCTGGCCAAGGCCATCATTCCGGGCAAGCAGCACAGCCCACTCTGGCTGATCACTATCTTCGGCATCATCGGCGGCCTCGTCGGCAACGCCTTGGCCCGGGCCTTCGGGATCGAGGCGACCCCCGGCATCGACTGGGGGCGCCACGCCCTCCAGGTCGCCGCCGCGGTGATCACCGTCGGTCTCGGCGACATGCTGTACATGGCCATGCGCGGCGGTCGCCGCCAGCGCGCCTGA
- the tyrS gene encoding tyrosine--tRNA ligase: MTDIVDELKWRGLFAQSTDEEALRGALADGPVTFYCGFDPTAPSLHVGHLVQVLTMRRLQLAGHRPLALVGGATGQIGDPKPTAERTLNSPETVAVWVERVRSQIEPFLVFEGDNAATMVNNLDWTGGMSAIEFLRDIGKHFRVNRMLTKDSVARRLESEQGISYTEFSYQLLQGMDFLELYRRYGCVLQQGGSDQWGNLTAGLDLIHRLEPEAEVHALATPLMTKADGTKFGKTEGGAVWLDPEMTTPYAFYQFWLNVDDRDVSRYMRILSFRGREELEELEGATEERPQARAAQRALAEELTTLVHGAEQCAAVVAASKALFGQGELAELDEATLSAALSELPRAVVPGPGPVVDLFAEAGLVPSKSAARRTVKEGGAYVNNVKVTAEDAEVSAGDLLHGRWLVLRRGKKNLAAVEVTAG, encoded by the coding sequence GTGACGGACATCGTCGACGAGCTCAAGTGGCGCGGGCTGTTCGCCCAGTCCACCGACGAGGAGGCCCTGCGCGGGGCTCTCGCGGACGGTCCCGTCACCTTCTATTGCGGCTTCGACCCGACCGCCCCCAGCCTGCACGTGGGACACCTGGTACAGGTGCTGACCATGCGCCGGCTCCAGTTGGCGGGCCACCGCCCGCTGGCGCTGGTGGGCGGGGCGACGGGGCAGATCGGCGACCCCAAGCCGACCGCCGAGCGCACGCTGAACTCCCCGGAGACGGTCGCGGTGTGGGTGGAGCGGGTGCGCTCGCAGATCGAGCCGTTCCTGGTCTTCGAGGGCGACAACGCGGCCACCATGGTCAACAACCTCGACTGGACGGGCGGGATGTCCGCCATCGAGTTCCTGCGGGACATCGGCAAGCACTTCCGGGTCAACCGGATGCTCACCAAGGACTCGGTGGCCCGGCGTCTGGAGTCCGAGCAGGGGATCAGCTACACCGAGTTCTCGTACCAGCTGCTGCAGGGCATGGACTTCCTGGAGCTGTACCGGCGGTACGGCTGCGTCCTCCAGCAGGGCGGCAGCGACCAGTGGGGCAACCTCACGGCCGGGCTCGACCTGATCCACCGCCTGGAGCCGGAGGCGGAGGTCCACGCGCTGGCGACGCCGCTGATGACGAAGGCGGACGGCACCAAGTTCGGCAAGACCGAGGGCGGCGCCGTCTGGCTGGACCCGGAGATGACCACGCCGTACGCGTTCTACCAGTTCTGGCTGAACGTGGACGACCGGGACGTCTCGCGGTACATGCGGATCCTCAGCTTCAGGGGCCGTGAGGAGCTGGAGGAGCTGGAGGGGGCCACCGAGGAGCGCCCGCAGGCCCGCGCGGCGCAGCGCGCGCTGGCCGAGGAGCTGACGACGCTGGTGCACGGCGCGGAGCAGTGCGCCGCCGTGGTCGCCGCGTCGAAGGCGCTGTTCGGCCAGGGCGAGCTCGCCGAGCTGGACGAGGCGACGCTGTCGGCGGCGCTGTCGGAGCTGCCGCGGGCGGTGGTCCCGGGACCGGGTCCGGTGGTGGACCTGTTCGCCGAGGCCGGCCTGGTGCCGAGCAAGTCGGCGGCACGGCGCACGGTGAAGGAGGGCGGCGCCTACGTGAACAACGTGAAGGTGACCGCCGAGGACGCCGAGGTGTCCGCCGGCGATCTGCTGCACGGGCGCTGGCTCGTCCTGCGCCGGGGCAAGAAGAACCTGGCGGCGGTCGAGGTCACGGCCGGCTGA
- a CDS encoding metallopeptidase TldD-related protein, protein MSGVSKPYEIVERALELSRADGCVVLADEHSSANLRWAGNALTTNGVTRGRTLTVVATVDGAEGTASGVVSRSAVTAEELEPLVRAAEAAARAAGPAEDAQPLVAGAPESPGFREAPAETSPAVFGDFAPALGEAFGRARAGGRELYGFASHAMTSTYLGTSTGLRLRHDQPNGTLELNAKSPDRTRSAWAGRATRDFADVDPLAMDEGLARRLEWARRRVELPAGRYETLLPPTAVADLLVYQQWSAAARDAAEGRTVFSRPGGGTRVGERLATLPLTLRSDPAEPGLESAPFVIAHASGDDASVFDNGLPLEPVHWIREGRLERLVATRHSAALTGSPVAPGAGNLVLEGGDGRSLEEMVASTGRGLLLTCLWYIREVDPATLLLTGLTRDGVYLVEDGEVVAEVNNFRFNESPVDLLGRVSEAGRTERTLPREWGDWFTRAAMPPLRVPDFHMSSVSRGV, encoded by the coding sequence ATGAGTGGCGTGAGCAAGCCGTACGAGATCGTCGAGCGGGCGCTGGAGTTGTCCCGCGCCGACGGGTGCGTCGTCCTCGCGGACGAGCACTCCTCCGCGAACCTGCGCTGGGCCGGGAACGCCCTGACCACCAATGGCGTCACGAGGGGCCGCACCCTCACCGTCGTCGCGACGGTCGACGGGGCCGAGGGCACGGCGTCGGGCGTCGTGTCCCGCTCGGCGGTGACCGCCGAGGAGCTGGAGCCGCTGGTGCGGGCGGCGGAGGCGGCGGCCCGCGCGGCGGGACCCGCCGAGGACGCGCAGCCGCTGGTGGCCGGGGCCCCGGAGTCACCGGGCTTCCGCGAGGCGCCGGCGGAGACGTCGCCGGCGGTGTTCGGGGACTTCGCGCCGGCGCTGGGCGAGGCCTTCGGCCGGGCCCGTGCCGGGGGCCGGGAGCTGTACGGGTTCGCCAGCCACGCGATGACCTCCACGTACCTGGGCACGTCGACGGGGCTGCGGCTGCGGCACGACCAGCCGAACGGGACGCTGGAGCTGAACGCGAAGTCGCCGGACCGCACCCGTTCGGCGTGGGCCGGGCGGGCCACCCGGGACTTCGCGGACGTGGACCCGCTGGCGATGGACGAGGGACTGGCGCGACGGCTGGAGTGGGCGCGGCGCAGGGTGGAGCTTCCGGCGGGGCGGTACGAGACGCTGCTGCCGCCGACGGCGGTGGCGGACCTGCTGGTCTACCAGCAGTGGTCGGCGGCGGCCCGGGACGCGGCGGAGGGCCGGACGGTGTTCTCCCGGCCGGGCGGCGGCACCCGGGTCGGGGAGCGGCTGGCGACGCTGCCGCTGACGCTGCGCAGCGACCCGGCGGAACCCGGTCTGGAGTCGGCGCCGTTCGTGATCGCGCACGCGTCGGGCGACGACGCGTCGGTGTTCGACAACGGGCTGCCGTTGGAGCCGGTCCACTGGATCCGGGAGGGCCGGCTGGAGCGGCTGGTCGCGACCCGGCACAGCGCGGCGCTGACCGGGTCGCCGGTGGCCCCCGGCGCGGGCAACCTGGTCCTGGAGGGCGGGGACGGCCGGTCGCTGGAGGAGATGGTGGCCTCGACCGGGCGGGGGCTGCTGCTGACGTGCCTGTGGTACATCCGCGAGGTCGACCCGGCGACGCTGCTGCTGACCGGCCTGACCCGGGACGGGGTGTACCTGGTCGAGGACGGGGAGGTGGTCGCGGAGGTGAACAACTTCCGGTTCAACGAGTCGCCGGTGGACCTGCTCGGGCGCGTCTCGGAGGCGGGGCGGACGGAGCGGACGCTGCCGCGGGAGTGGGGCGACTGGTTCACCCGGGCCGCGATGCCGCCGCTGCGGGTGCCGGACTTCCACATGAGCTCGGTCAGCCGGGGCGTGTGA
- a CDS encoding TldD/PmbA family protein, translating to MAHDIDEAFLALPLRALADAALARARALGAEHADFRFERVRSASWRLRDAKPAGSSDTTDLGYAVRVVHDGAWGFASGVDLTMDAAAKVASQAVAMAKLSARVIAAAGSDERVELADEPVHADRTWVSSYEVDPFSVPDAEKSALLAEWSARLLRAEGVAHVDASLLTVHENKFYADTAGTVTTQQRVRVHPELTAVAVDAASGEFESMRTLAPPAGRGWEYLTGTGWDWDAELEEIPALLAEKMRAPSVEAGTYDLVVDPSNLWLTIHESVGHATELDRALGYEAAYAGTSFATFDRLGTLRYGSPVMNVTGDRTAEHGLATIGYDDEGVEAQSWDLVRDGVLVGYQLDRRIARLTGLGRSNGCAFADSPSHVPVQRMANVSLLPEPGGLSTEDLIGGVERGVYVVGDRSWSIDMQRYNFQFTGQRFFRIENGRLAGQLRDVAYQATTTDFWGSLEKVGGPQTYVLGGAFNCGKAQPGQIAAVSHGCPSALFRGVNILNTAREAGR from the coding sequence GTGGCCCATGACATCGATGAGGCGTTTCTCGCCCTGCCCCTGCGGGCGCTCGCCGACGCGGCGCTCGCGCGGGCCAGGGCGCTGGGCGCCGAGCACGCCGACTTCCGCTTCGAGCGGGTGCGCAGCGCCTCCTGGCGGCTGCGGGACGCGAAGCCGGCCGGGTCGTCGGACACGACGGACCTCGGGTACGCGGTGCGGGTGGTGCACGACGGGGCGTGGGGGTTCGCCTCCGGTGTGGACCTGACCATGGACGCCGCCGCGAAGGTCGCCTCCCAGGCGGTGGCGATGGCGAAGCTGTCGGCGCGGGTGATCGCGGCGGCGGGCAGTGACGAGAGGGTGGAACTGGCGGACGAGCCGGTGCACGCGGACCGGACGTGGGTCTCCTCGTACGAGGTCGACCCGTTCTCCGTGCCGGACGCCGAGAAGAGCGCGCTGCTGGCGGAGTGGAGCGCGCGGCTGCTGCGCGCGGAGGGCGTGGCCCACGTGGACGCGTCGCTGCTGACCGTCCACGAGAACAAGTTCTACGCCGACACGGCCGGCACGGTCACCACGCAGCAGCGGGTGCGGGTGCACCCGGAGCTCACGGCGGTCGCGGTGGACGCGGCGAGCGGCGAGTTCGAGTCGATGCGGACGCTGGCGCCGCCGGCCGGGCGCGGCTGGGAGTACCTGACGGGCACCGGCTGGGACTGGGACGCGGAACTGGAGGAGATCCCGGCGCTGCTGGCCGAGAAGATGCGGGCGCCGAGCGTGGAGGCGGGCACGTACGACCTGGTCGTCGACCCGTCGAACCTGTGGCTGACGATCCACGAGTCGGTCGGGCACGCCACCGAGCTGGACCGGGCGCTGGGGTACGAGGCGGCCTACGCGGGCACCTCGTTCGCGACCTTCGACCGGCTGGGCACGCTGCGGTACGGCTCGCCCGTGATGAACGTGACGGGCGACCGCACGGCCGAGCACGGGCTGGCGACGATCGGGTACGACGACGAGGGCGTCGAGGCGCAGTCCTGGGACCTGGTGCGGGACGGGGTGCTGGTCGGCTACCAGCTGGACCGGCGGATCGCCCGGCTGACGGGGCTCGGCCGCTCCAACGGGTGCGCGTTCGCGGACTCTCCGTCGCACGTGCCGGTGCAGCGGATGGCGAACGTGTCGCTGCTGCCGGAGCCGGGCGGGCTGTCGACGGAGGACCTGATCGGCGGCGTCGAGCGGGGCGTCTACGTGGTCGGCGACCGGTCGTGGTCGATCGACATGCAGCGGTACAACTTCCAGTTCACCGGGCAGCGGTTCTTCCGGATCGAGAACGGCCGGCTCGCGGGGCAGCTGCGGGACGTGGCGTACCAGGCGACGACCACGGACTTCTGGGGCTCGCTGGAGAAGGTCGGCGGCCCGCAGACGTACGTCCTGGGCGGCGCGTTCAACTGCGGCAAGGCCCAGCCGGGCCAGATCGCGGCGGTCTCGCACGGCTGCCCGTCCGCCCTTTTCCGGGGCGTGAACATCCTCAACACGGCGCGGGAGGCCGGTCGATGA